Below is a window of Candidatus Falkowbacteria bacterium DNA.
GTAACAATTCCACAACTGGAGAATTATAAAATTCTTCAACTAATTCTGCCTTTTCTGGCTCCGGATCCTTGGGGGTAAAAATTTGGCTAATCAGACTTGGCTTCTTGGGTTCAGGTTCTGGAGCTGGAGCAGGTACTGGAGTAACTTCAACTACAGGCTCTGGCTCGGGCTCTGGTATCACCGGCTCAGGTTCATCTTTGTATTTATTAGGATCCAGCGGATAAAGATCATCTGCATCAAGCACACCATCACCGTCAGTATCTCTATTGTCCTTGTCAGTTCCAAGTTGCTCTTCCTGACCATCAAGCAAAGAATCATTATCATCATCAGTATCTAAATCGTCCCCAATTCCATCCTGATCATTATCACCTTGAACTATGAACTTTTGAGTAATTATTGAATTGTTAGTTAAATTGTCATCATTAGGAATTATCGACAACAAGGTTACCATTACACGAAAATCATTTTTAGGAACAGTAAAATCAACATACACCTCATCATAATATCCATCAGCCAAAACTGAAACTTCTGCGCTACCAATCATTTGTGATTCATTATTGATATAAAAAGCAATATACCCCAAAGCATCTTGATTACCATTATTATAAACAGAGGCATATACCCTAAGATCTTCACCAACTAAAAGATTATTGGTGTTTTTAGAAAACCTAATCTCATTGGCATTAAGACCTAAATCAACATCATGATCAGCGGCATGTATCCCAAACAAAGGACAAGTCAAAAAAACAATTGTAAAGAAAATGAATAATTTTCGCATACTAAATAACTTTAAGCTCACTTAGAGCATCTTTGAATAATTTTAAAACCTTACGTGCCTCTCCATGCTTCAAGTCGTAGCGGACATTATGCACAATCTGATTTCGGACTTTGTGTGCCCACCATACTTTTTTTAATCTTGGAAATTTATAGGAAGCTAATTTTAATCTTTCTGCCATGGTAGCTCCAGTAAAAAACATTACTTTTAACGCCTCGTCCAACAATTTATCAGCTTCAATTACTGCCAGTTTATAATTCATCTCTTTGCCATAACCCATCAATTCTTGTATCTTTCTCCAACGCTCTCGGAAAAACTTACGATCTATTTCACTTGGTAACCTATTCTTTCGAGCAAACATTCCGACTACCAAAGCTAACACTAAAATTATCACAATTCCGACAAGAACAGTATAATCAATCACTGTGAATTCCCAAGCAATACTCATATAGCATGTAGTCTGTAGTATCTTCTGTGACTGTTTAATGATTATAGTTTATTAAATAATTTGCTCAACTTGGTGCGCAACATTTAATAAGGTTTGCTCATCAAAATGCTTGCCCAAAAACTGTAAGCCAACCGGCAACTTTTTTACTTGGCCACAAGGAATTGAAATTCCAGGCAACCCAGCAACATTAGCAGAAACCGTAAAAACATCGGACAAATACATAGTCAGCGGATCGTCAAATTTTTCACCAATATTAAAAGCTACTGTCGGTGAAGTTGGAGTAACAATACAATCAACCATTTCAAAAGCTTGATCAAAATCTTCTTTTATTAAACGTCGAACCTGCTGAGCTTTTTTATAATAAGCATCATAATAACCCGAAGACAAAACATAAGTTCCTAACATAATCCGTCGACGCGCTTCTTCTCCAAAACCCTTTCGTCGACTTTCCAAATACATTTCTAATAAATTCCCTGCCTCAGCTCGATAACCATAACGCACTCCGTCATAACGAGCTAAATTAGAAGATACTTCCGCTGGCATTAAAACATAATATGTAGCTAAGGCGTACTTGGTTCTTGGTAAACTGATGTCAACCAACTCAGCGCCAAGCTTAGACAATTTACTAATAGCCTTTTTAACAACTTTTTCTACTTCAGGATCCATACCCTTGATAAAATATTCACTTGGGATACCAATTTTTAAACCTTTGATATCTTTTTCTAAATTGTTAATCACCAGAGGTTGTTTATCCACAGTTGTTGAATCAAACTTATCTAAACCAGCAATTTTTTCGTATACATAAGCAGCGTCTTTGACCGTCTTCGTCAAAGTTCCAATCTGATCAAAACTAGAAGCCATCGCCATGAGACCATAACGAGAAGTACGTCCATAAGTAGGTTTAAATCCAACAACTCCGCACAATGATCCTGGCTGTCGAACAGATCCACCCGTATCCGAACCCAAAGCATAGATTGCCTCATTGGCTGCCACAGCAGCTGCACTACCACTAGACGATCCACCGGGAACCTTTTCTAAATTATGTGGGTTTTTGGTTGGCCCGAAATGTGAAGTTTCTCCGGAACCGCCCATTGCAAACTCATCACAATTAGTTTTTCCTATAATAACCGCGCCTTGATCTTTTAGCTTTCTAATTGCGGTCGCATCATATGTTGCAATGTATGTCGATAAAATTTTCGAACCTGCAGTTGCTTTTACTCCATCAACCATAATATTATCTTTGATCGCGACTGGAACACCTTCTAGAACATTAAGCTTGCCGTCTTTTTTGAATTTTTTATCAACTTTCTCAGCCTGTGTATACGCTTGATCTTCTGTTATGGTAATGAACGCATTCAAATCATTATCTTGCTCTCGAATAGAATCAAAACAGGATTTAGCCAATTCCACAGCGGAAAACTGTTTTTTGCTAAGTCCTTCGTGAGCATCTGCAATTGTAAGAGTATTGAGTTTCATTATAATAAGTCTAATAATTTTTAATCCTTCTCAACAAAGACTGCTTTCACCTTGACCTGTTTTTTGCTTAGCTCCGGAGCCTCAGCCAAAACTTTTTCCGGATCACAAATCTGAACAACTTTATCTTCGCGAGTTATATTATTCAAATCAAAAACGTGGGTAAGTGGTTCCACGTTATCTGTGTTTAATTCCTTGAGTTGTCCAAAATAATCTAAAATAGTAGAAATCTGCTCAGCATATTTCTCTTTTTCTTCTTCAGTAATACCTAACCGAGCCAAATTGGCTAGGTGCTCAATATGTTCTTTATCTATAGACATAAATTCACTTAAAATTATACCAAGATTATACTCAAAATGCAACAAAAAAATCCTTACTTTTGAAGTAAAGATTTATTATTAATAAAACCCATAATACTTTTTAGCAATCCACAAAAGGCCTTTAAAAATCCAGACTGAGAAAACAGCACCAAAAAAACCAGCAACTACCATAAGTACAAATTCTTGCCAGTTTTGAATCAAAGCTTCATCAATACAACTTTTGAGCTTTTTCCCAATATTCATGCCTCCTGACTCCTAAAGAACATGCTTATTTGCAACATAACTAAGTTATTTTCAGGCTCTAACAGCAAAGTTCCAAGAGTAAGACCTGTGCAATCTAGAACAACATTCAACTGCTCAGAGCTTTCTATTAACTGACAACTCT
It encodes the following:
- the gatA gene encoding Asp-tRNA(Asn)/Glu-tRNA(Gln) amidotransferase subunit GatA, whose protein sequence is MKLNTLTIADAHEGLSKKQFSAVELAKSCFDSIREQDNDLNAFITITEDQAYTQAEKVDKKFKKDGKLNVLEGVPVAIKDNIMVDGVKATAGSKILSTYIATYDATAIRKLKDQGAVIIGKTNCDEFAMGGSGETSHFGPTKNPHNLEKVPGGSSSGSAAAVAANEAIYALGSDTGGSVRQPGSLCGVVGFKPTYGRTSRYGLMAMASSFDQIGTLTKTVKDAAYVYEKIAGLDKFDSTTVDKQPLVINNLEKDIKGLKIGIPSEYFIKGMDPEVEKVVKKAISKLSKLGAELVDISLPRTKYALATYYVLMPAEVSSNLARYDGVRYGYRAEAGNLLEMYLESRRKGFGEEARRRIMLGTYVLSSGYYDAYYKKAQQVRRLIKEDFDQAFEMVDCIVTPTSPTVAFNIGEKFDDPLTMYLSDVFTVSANVAGLPGISIPCGQVKKLPVGLQFLGKHFDEQTLLNVAHQVEQII
- the gatC gene encoding Asp-tRNA(Asn)/Glu-tRNA(Gln) amidotransferase subunit GatC; translated protein: MSIDKEHIEHLANLARLGITEEEKEKYAEQISTILDYFGQLKELNTDNVEPLTHVFDLNNITREDKVVQICDPEKVLAEAPELSKKQVKVKAVFVEKD